Proteins encoded together in one Streptomyces sp. NA04227 window:
- a CDS encoding non-ribosomal peptide synthetase, with amino-acid sequence MTEQLTTLLDDLAEARVRLRAEGEELKVSAAKGALTPDLRERLRAGKARLLAHLRAEAALNEPVKPLPREGRDTEGFPLSDGQQALWLLDRLEGGEPTYVLSGGVRLTGELRTDLLIDCLGLLAGRHEALRTAFRPGPGGEVRAFVLPPAELEVRRSDLSQLPAGEREEALERLVHASSREAFDLTEGRLLRATLIRTGEQSHYLLLSVHHIAADAPSLAVLLRELFRLYEGGAEPTTLPPLSVQHADVADWQRRSLSPATEERQLSYWKEQLEGAPVLLEMPADRTRPARQSFRGGAVRFTFDTATTALIQEAAGRAHVTAYTVVLSCWAAALARHAHAEEVVVGTPVSNRERPEAASVVGFFVGTLPLRVDLSGEPSFHELLGRTQRTFLEGFEYRAVPFQQVVAELAPRRSASHAPVFQNMLTYYESPHSDLSPGELRAEAEDVHNGTAKFDLTLFAEDRGDSLVCTLEYASDLFDEDTVRRLADSFRELTAAALREPGTPVSRLPLITAEQRTELLAGRNATDRPVDLDRPVHTYVTEQAARRPEAVAVRFGTRELTYAELEERANRLAHTLRSKGAGPDVPVGLHTARSVRQLVAMLAILKAGAALLPLDPTHPAERTTLMLQESSCPLVLSDSALDTPEGVRVLLLDELDSSGEELTPPEVVTGRDNLIYVLYTSGSTGRPKGVAMRHGALANLLDWQAETFPFTEDDRVLQFSALNFDVSVQEIFATWAAGASLVLVDQDTRRDALRLLPYLQEHGVTRLFLPFVALQQLAEVADAKQSWPESLREVFTAGEQLHVTEELRTFFTRTGAALHNQYGPSESHVITSHTLPGTPDGWESLPPIGRAVGNTRIYLLDRHDEPVPQGVAGELCVAGDCLAAGYLHRDDLTAERFVADPFRPGERMYRTGDLARYRADGEIDFVGRMDNQVKIRGFRVELGEIEAVLLRHPGVAEAVVEPRRIGAGRELVAWLVAAESGLPDAAALREHCARALPDYMLPSRIVRLDAMPTTLAGKVARLQLPTPEPEDGAASGAEPSTPTEKSVAQVFADILGVGQVAADANFFDLGGHSLGVTRAALRLSEEHGVEITAQIIFENPTVAGVARSLDTLGWAVSAPRAAATDDDAREEGEL; translated from the coding sequence GTGACCGAGCAACTGACCACTCTGCTGGACGACTTGGCCGAGGCCCGGGTCCGGCTCCGCGCCGAGGGCGAGGAGTTGAAGGTCTCCGCCGCCAAGGGCGCGCTCACCCCGGACCTGCGCGAGAGGCTGCGCGCGGGCAAGGCCCGGCTCCTGGCCCATCTGCGGGCCGAGGCCGCCCTGAACGAGCCGGTCAAGCCGCTGCCGAGGGAGGGCCGCGACACCGAGGGCTTCCCGCTGTCCGACGGGCAGCAGGCGCTGTGGCTGCTCGACCGGCTCGAAGGCGGCGAGCCGACGTACGTCCTCAGCGGCGGCGTCCGCCTCACCGGAGAGCTGCGCACCGACCTGCTCATCGACTGTCTCGGCCTGCTCGCGGGCCGGCACGAGGCGCTGCGGACCGCGTTCCGGCCCGGTCCAGGGGGCGAGGTCAGGGCGTTCGTGCTGCCTCCGGCCGAGCTGGAGGTGCGCCGCAGCGACCTGTCCCAACTTCCCGCGGGCGAGCGGGAAGAGGCACTGGAACGGCTGGTGCACGCGTCCTCGCGGGAGGCCTTCGACCTCACCGAGGGGCGCCTGCTGCGCGCCACCCTGATCAGGACCGGCGAGCAGAGCCACTACCTGTTGCTCTCCGTGCACCACATCGCCGCCGACGCGCCCTCCCTCGCCGTCCTTCTGCGTGAGCTGTTCCGGCTCTACGAGGGCGGGGCCGAGCCGACCACGCTGCCGCCGCTGTCCGTCCAGCACGCGGACGTCGCCGACTGGCAGCGCCGGAGCCTGTCCCCGGCCACCGAGGAACGCCAACTCTCGTACTGGAAGGAACAGTTGGAGGGTGCTCCGGTCCTTCTGGAGATGCCCGCCGACCGGACGCGTCCGGCCCGTCAGTCCTTCCGGGGCGGCGCCGTGCGCTTCACGTTCGACACCGCGACCACAGCCCTGATCCAGGAGGCCGCCGGGCGCGCGCACGTCACCGCGTACACCGTGGTGCTTTCCTGCTGGGCCGCCGCGCTCGCCCGGCACGCGCACGCCGAGGAGGTGGTGGTCGGCACCCCCGTCAGCAACCGGGAACGGCCGGAGGCGGCCTCCGTGGTCGGCTTCTTCGTCGGCACCCTGCCGCTGCGCGTCGACCTCTCGGGCGAGCCCAGCTTCCACGAGCTGCTCGGCCGCACCCAGCGCACCTTCCTGGAGGGCTTCGAGTACCGCGCGGTGCCCTTCCAGCAAGTCGTCGCCGAACTGGCCCCGCGCCGCTCGGCCAGCCACGCGCCCGTCTTCCAGAACATGCTCACCTACTACGAGTCGCCGCACAGCGACCTGAGCCCGGGCGAGCTGCGGGCCGAGGCCGAGGACGTGCACAACGGCACCGCCAAGTTCGACCTGACCCTGTTCGCCGAGGACCGGGGCGACAGCCTGGTCTGCACCCTGGAGTACGCGAGCGACCTCTTCGACGAGGACACCGTCCGCCGACTGGCCGACTCCTTCCGGGAGTTGACCGCGGCCGCCCTGCGCGAACCCGGCACCCCGGTCTCCCGCCTCCCGCTGATCACCGCCGAACAGCGCACCGAGCTCCTCGCGGGCCGCAACGCCACCGACCGCCCCGTCGACCTCGACCGCCCGGTGCACACCTACGTCACCGAGCAGGCCGCCCGCCGCCCCGAGGCCGTCGCCGTCCGCTTCGGTACGCGGGAGCTGACGTACGCCGAGCTGGAGGAGCGGGCCAACCGCCTCGCGCACACGCTGCGTTCGAAGGGCGCCGGACCGGACGTACCGGTCGGACTGCACACCGCGCGCTCGGTCCGTCAGCTCGTCGCCATGCTCGCGATCCTCAAGGCGGGCGCGGCGCTGCTGCCGCTGGACCCCACCCACCCGGCCGAGCGGACGACGCTGATGCTTCAGGAGTCGTCCTGCCCACTGGTCCTGAGCGACAGCGCCCTGGACACCCCCGAGGGTGTCCGGGTGCTGCTCCTAGACGAACTCGACTCCTCGGGCGAGGAGTTGACGCCGCCCGAGGTGGTCACCGGCCGAGACAACCTCATCTACGTGCTCTACACCTCCGGCTCGACCGGGCGCCCCAAAGGCGTGGCCATGCGGCACGGCGCGCTCGCCAATCTGCTCGACTGGCAGGCCGAGACCTTCCCGTTCACCGAGGACGACCGGGTGCTCCAGTTCAGCGCCCTCAACTTCGACGTGAGCGTGCAGGAGATCTTCGCGACCTGGGCGGCGGGCGCGAGCCTGGTCCTCGTCGACCAGGACACTCGGCGCGACGCGCTGCGCCTGCTGCCCTACCTCCAAGAGCACGGCGTCACCCGGCTGTTCCTGCCGTTCGTCGCCCTCCAGCAGCTGGCCGAGGTGGCCGACGCCAAGCAGAGCTGGCCCGAGAGCCTGCGCGAGGTGTTCACGGCGGGCGAGCAGCTCCACGTCACCGAGGAACTGCGGACCTTCTTCACCCGCACCGGCGCCGCCCTGCACAACCAGTACGGGCCCTCCGAGTCGCACGTCATCACCTCGCACACCCTGCCCGGCACCCCGGACGGGTGGGAGAGCCTGCCGCCCATCGGCCGGGCGGTCGGCAACACCCGGATCTACCTCCTGGACCGCCACGACGAGCCCGTACCGCAGGGCGTCGCCGGTGAACTCTGCGTCGCGGGCGACTGTCTGGCCGCCGGATACCTGCACCGGGACGACCTGACCGCCGAGCGCTTCGTGGCGGACCCGTTCCGGCCGGGGGAGCGGATGTACCGCACCGGCGACCTGGCCAGGTACCGGGCCGACGGCGAGATCGACTTCGTCGGACGGATGGACAACCAGGTCAAGATCCGCGGCTTCCGGGTCGAACTCGGCGAGATCGAGGCCGTGTTGCTGCGTCACCCGGGGGTGGCGGAGGCCGTCGTCGAGCCACGGCGGATCGGCGCCGGGCGCGAGCTCGTGGCCTGGCTGGTCGCCGCGGAGTCCGGGCTGCCGGACGCCGCCGCACTGCGGGAGCACTGCGCCCGCGCGCTGCCCGACTACATGCTGCCGAGCCGGATCGTACGGCTGGACGCGATGCCCACCACCCTCGCGGGCAAGGTCGCCCGCCTCCAACTGCCCACCCCCGAACCCGAGGACGGCGCGGCCTCCGGCGCCGAACCGAGCACCCCCACCGAGAAGTCCGTGGCCCAGGTCTTCGCCGACATCCTCGGCGTCGGACAGGTGGCCGCGGACGCCAACTTCTTCGACCTGGGCGGGCATTCGCTGGGCGTCACCCGTGCGGCGCTGCGGCTCAGCGAGGAGCACGGCGTGGAGATCACCGCCCAGATCATCTTCGAGAACCCCACCGTGGCGGGCGTCGCCCGCAGCCTGGACACGCTCGGCTGGGCGGTCTCCGCACCGCGAGCCGCTGCCACCGACGACGACGCACGAGAAGAGGGAGAGCTGTGA
- a CDS encoding bifunctional LLM class flavin-dependent oxidoreductase/SDR family oxidoreductase: MKLSLMFFASYENSLEGEDRYGLLIDSAKYADAHGFHSVWVPERHFTPLGSLYPNPAVLQAALARETSRIGLRAGSVVLPLHNPLRVAEEWSVVDNLSGGRVGISVASGWNPDDFAFFPDRYSGRNDELARAVPQLRALWRGEQIPATSGTGKQIRVRSYPRPVQPELPMWMTAASSPESFARAGRMGVNLLTHLLDQGVEGLAERITTYRKARAQAGFDPEAGQVTVMLHTFLGADAGQAIEAARDPYCEYLKGNLGLLKGLASSRGRGDVDIQALPEEEMNQFVHFLYERFAAERSLIGSPESSLPLARRLAAIGVDELACLLDFGPPVDQVMAGLPSLDKLRELTADDPEVLRGIRDRREAVALYAQSPDGTAAGTHEPAAEPAAPAPAWTDDPDEIRQRCTTEIPADEFFEVLGAAGAGYGPRMRCLESLWVGESEVLGTLRMPSGGEADAYEYHPALLDNAFLLLGALAPGALTGGGVLALPAGVGTLRLHRRPEGLVHSHVVRTPEREPQGELRADVRLFDEHGTVAEAAGLRMRTVESAEDSVDPGAALCYRTDWTEVAAPAPAEDAEPGRWLVLADEGGTGEALAAELTAGGHRVEIVRRAEGDEPGQVRRALFTAVRSEPLTGIALLWPLDAPGAADLDTAQVEAAQGPGVESALALLRSALELDDPTRCGRVWLVTRGAQPAGGSPVGVSGVLQSPLWGLGRVAAAEQPDLWGGLLDLDPSAEADPARLVQVLTGERAEDQLAVRGSALLAPRLVRAPELARPASPLPRLDPAGTYLLTGGLGDLGLVLARRMTELGARSLVLTARRGLTTDEQRAAIDELTALGARVHVATADVSRHEELVALRDSLAEQGLPPVVGLVHLAGVVKGAMLGDLDTERLREVTAPKIAGGWNLHRVFADARLFLLVSALPAVFGPVGVGAANYAAANAFLDSLAHHRRAEGSAAGALGYGPWNRVGMAVREDGLDQLARVGVGSMAPAEATEIFDRFLDQDPSQLTVARLNWAEMFAAFPTARHTGQFGAFLAEAGDEGAAELLQRCAEADADERTAIVAEYLTERLAGVLGAEPAQVDRQQPIVEMGLDSLMSLDLRNRIKNELGVVVPMVRLLEGPSIEELTEHVLELLVAVLALEEDEHVEEFTL; this comes from the coding sequence GTGAAACTCAGCCTGATGTTCTTCGCCAGTTACGAGAACTCCCTTGAGGGGGAGGACCGTTACGGGCTTCTGATCGACAGCGCCAAGTACGCCGACGCGCACGGTTTCCACAGTGTGTGGGTGCCCGAGCGGCACTTCACCCCGCTCGGGTCGCTGTACCCGAACCCGGCCGTGCTCCAGGCCGCCCTGGCCCGGGAGACCTCCCGGATCGGGCTGCGGGCGGGCAGTGTGGTGCTGCCCCTGCACAACCCGCTGCGGGTGGCCGAGGAGTGGTCGGTCGTCGACAACCTGTCCGGCGGCCGGGTCGGCATCTCGGTCGCCTCCGGCTGGAACCCGGACGACTTCGCCTTCTTCCCCGACCGCTACAGCGGCCGCAACGACGAACTGGCCCGCGCCGTACCTCAGTTGCGCGCCCTGTGGCGTGGCGAGCAGATCCCCGCCACCAGCGGCACCGGCAAGCAGATACGGGTCCGTAGCTATCCGCGCCCGGTGCAGCCCGAGCTGCCGATGTGGATGACCGCGGCCAGTTCGCCGGAGAGCTTCGCCCGGGCCGGACGGATGGGCGTCAACCTGCTCACCCACCTGCTCGACCAGGGCGTCGAGGGCCTCGCCGAACGCATCACCACCTACCGCAAGGCCCGCGCCCAGGCCGGGTTCGACCCGGAGGCCGGTCAGGTCACCGTCATGCTGCACACCTTCCTCGGTGCTGACGCCGGGCAGGCCATCGAGGCGGCACGGGACCCGTACTGCGAGTACCTCAAGGGAAACCTCGGGCTGCTCAAGGGACTTGCCAGCTCCCGGGGACGGGGCGACGTCGACATCCAGGCGCTGCCCGAAGAGGAGATGAACCAGTTCGTCCACTTCCTCTACGAGCGGTTCGCCGCCGAGCGCTCCCTCATCGGATCGCCGGAGTCCAGCCTGCCGCTGGCCCGCCGCCTGGCCGCGATCGGCGTGGACGAACTGGCCTGTCTGCTCGACTTCGGCCCGCCCGTCGACCAGGTCATGGCCGGACTGCCGTCCCTGGACAAGCTGCGCGAACTGACCGCCGACGACCCGGAGGTGCTGCGCGGGATACGGGACCGCCGTGAGGCCGTGGCGCTGTACGCGCAGTCCCCGGACGGTACGGCCGCCGGTACGCACGAGCCCGCCGCCGAACCCGCCGCTCCCGCCCCCGCCTGGACCGACGACCCCGACGAGATCCGGCAGCGGTGCACCACCGAGATCCCGGCCGACGAGTTCTTCGAGGTGCTCGGCGCCGCCGGTGCCGGTTACGGCCCGCGGATGCGCTGCCTGGAGTCCCTGTGGGTGGGGGAGTCGGAGGTGCTCGGCACCCTGCGGATGCCCAGCGGCGGTGAGGCGGACGCCTACGAGTACCACCCGGCGCTCCTGGACAACGCCTTCCTGCTGCTCGGCGCGCTCGCCCCGGGCGCGCTGACCGGCGGCGGCGTCCTCGCGCTGCCCGCCGGGGTCGGCACGCTCCGGCTGCACCGGCGCCCTGAGGGCCTGGTCCACTCCCATGTCGTACGGACTCCCGAGCGCGAGCCACAGGGCGAACTGCGCGCCGATGTAAGGCTGTTCGACGAGCACGGCACGGTCGCCGAGGCGGCGGGCCTGCGGATGCGGACCGTGGAGTCGGCGGAGGATTCCGTCGACCCGGGTGCCGCTCTGTGCTACCGCACCGACTGGACCGAGGTGGCGGCGCCCGCCCCCGCCGAGGACGCCGAACCCGGCCGCTGGCTGGTCCTCGCGGACGAGGGCGGCACCGGGGAGGCCCTCGCCGCCGAGCTGACCGCGGGCGGCCACCGGGTCGAGATCGTCCGGCGGGCCGAGGGCGACGAGCCCGGCCAGGTGCGCCGCGCGCTGTTCACGGCCGTCCGCAGCGAGCCGCTGACCGGTATCGCCCTGCTCTGGCCGCTGGACGCCCCGGGCGCCGCCGACCTGGACACCGCACAGGTCGAGGCCGCCCAGGGCCCGGGCGTCGAGTCGGCGCTCGCCCTGCTGCGCAGCGCACTCGAACTCGACGACCCCACCCGCTGCGGCCGCGTCTGGCTGGTCACCCGGGGCGCCCAGCCCGCCGGGGGCAGCCCGGTCGGCGTCAGCGGTGTGCTCCAGTCGCCGCTGTGGGGCCTCGGCCGGGTCGCCGCCGCCGAACAGCCCGATCTGTGGGGCGGGTTGCTCGACCTGGACCCGTCTGCCGAGGCCGATCCGGCGCGGCTCGTCCAGGTCCTCACCGGCGAGCGCGCCGAGGACCAGCTCGCCGTACGCGGTTCCGCACTGCTCGCCCCGCGTCTGGTGCGCGCACCCGAACTCGCCCGGCCCGCGAGCCCGTTGCCGCGTCTCGACCCGGCCGGCACCTATCTGCTGACCGGCGGTCTCGGCGACCTCGGACTGGTGCTCGCCCGCCGGATGACCGAACTCGGCGCGCGCAGCCTGGTGTTGACCGCACGCCGTGGCCTCACCACGGACGAGCAGCGCGCGGCCATCGACGAACTCACCGCGCTCGGCGCCCGGGTGCACGTCGCCACCGCCGACGTCTCCCGCCACGAGGAGCTGGTCGCCCTGCGCGACTCGCTCGCCGAACAGGGCCTGCCGCCCGTGGTCGGCCTGGTCCACCTGGCCGGTGTGGTCAAGGGCGCCATGCTCGGCGACCTGGACACCGAGCGGCTGCGCGAGGTGACCGCACCCAAGATCGCCGGTGGCTGGAACCTGCACCGCGTCTTCGCTGACGCCCGCCTGTTCCTCCTTGTGTCCGCACTGCCCGCGGTCTTCGGTCCGGTGGGCGTCGGTGCCGCCAACTACGCGGCGGCCAACGCCTTCCTGGACTCGCTCGCCCACCACCGGCGCGCCGAGGGCAGCGCCGCGGGAGCGCTCGGCTACGGCCCCTGGAACCGGGTCGGCATGGCCGTCCGCGAGGACGGGCTCGACCAGCTCGCCCGGGTCGGCGTCGGCAGTATGGCGCCCGCCGAGGCCACCGAGATCTTCGACCGGTTCCTGGACCAGGACCCGAGCCAGCTCACCGTCGCCCGGCTGAACTGGGCCGAGATGTTCGCCGCCTTCCCGACCGCCCGGCACACCGGCCAGTTCGGCGCCTTCCTCGCCGAGGCCGGGGACGAGGGCGCGGCGGAACTGCTCCAGCGCTGCGCCGAGGCCGACGCCGACGAGCGCACCGCGATCGTCGCGGAGTACCTCACCGAGCGGCTGGCGGGCGTTCTCGGCGCCGAGCCCGCGCAGGTCGACCGGCAGCAGCCCATCGTCGAGATGGGCCTGGACTCACTGATGTCGCTGGACCTGCGCAACCGCATCAAGAACGAACTCGGCGTGGTGGTGCCCATGGTCCGCCTCCTGGAGGGGCCGAGCATCGAGGAACTCACGGAACACGTCCTGGAGCTTCTCGTCGCGGTACTCGCACTCGAAGAGGACGAACACGTCGAGGAGTTCACGCTGTGA